The Candidatus Berkelbacteria bacterium region AAAGCCAACGGGAATGAAGCGACCATGAATGATCAGGATTGAATGAAGAGCTCCATCTGTTGCTGCGTGATGGGTCCTGGTCCGATTGTACCAATTTTTTTGGCGCTTTGGGGATCACTCCCGCGCACCTTCACGAGTGTTGACTGCGAGGAGACGCCGAACTGGTTCTCGAGCGCGGTTTCTATATCGTAGTTGGCGATAAAGCCGACGACGTTCGTATTGTTCGTGCTCTCGAATGCTGCGCGGATTCCCGGAGCGTTTTTGATGCAGATATCACACCAGGAGGCATGGAAGTCGATGATGACGTCCTTCCCGTCCGTAAGCGCCTGCGCATAAGCAGCGGGAGAGTACGTCTGGATGGTACCGGCACGGTAGAAACTCTCCACAACCTGTGCCTTTGGGGCAACAGGAGATGGGTTTGCAGATGGTCTCTGAGATATCGGGCCACCGCAGGCAGCGAGAAGGATGGCGCCAACCACCGTGGAAGAAATGAAGGAATATTTCATGGGAATAATTGGGAAAGTGGGGAAAGCATACGTGGATCCCCCCGTACATCAGTAGTCCAGGCTACAAGCCGTTCAGTGCAGGAGAACAATACGTCCCTGTGCATCCACATTGACATCTCCCTGCAACCGGAGCAGCTTTAACATCCGCGTCACGGTCACACGATTGAGACCAGTGAGTTCCGCAATCTTTTCGTGGGAAAGCGCAAGTGGCGCATCTTTGGAAAGGAGCGCGAAAGGATTGCGCTTCTTCCGACTGTAGTTTCAGCTTCTGCTCGTAGTCGTGGAGTCGCGACGAGAGTTTCTGTAGCAATCGAGTCAGAACTTCCGGATGCTTCGCAACAACTTTCTGAAAATCTCCAGGTGTCAGGATACATATGCGGCTTCCCTGCAGAGCTTCGGCATGGTGCGTCACGCTCTCCGCATTCGGCAGGAAGTTCCCAAAGAGGCTCCCAGGTCCGAGCACATCAAAAATGGTTCGTTTCCCATCGCGAGAGTGATATAGAACAACTTCTCCTTCCTTGAGCAGGAAAACATTACGGCTCAGTCCATCGTGCGGACTATAGAGATGCATGGGGGAGATACAGCGATGATCCTGCACCTTCTCGGCGATCCGCATGATCTCCATGTCGGGGATACCTCCGAAGATATCGATATGGGAGATGTACCAGGCTTTTTCCATGGCTCCATCGTAACATCTTCGGGCGACTGCATCCCAACATGTGTATTGCACAAGAAAAATTACAGACATGCTAATATGCTTTTTTGGCTCATAAGCCAATGGTTTACGATGGGCAAGGCCAAAGGGCCGAATCGAATGGTGGACATGCTGGGAAAAAGTTTACACCGCCTGGAGCAGCTGATTCTGGGGTGGGCGGAGCAGATCACCCTCCTTGCTACGCATTCCAAGGTTTGTTAGCTACTACTTGAATCCAATGAGTCTCCCCGGACGAAGCTCTCTTCTCGTACACAAGCTTCATACCCATGTCGGTCATATATTTTTTCAGCTCATCGAATGTGAAATAGCTAAAAAACCGTTCATATGCATACCCATAATCGTCTTCTTTCACAATCTTCTCCTCCTGATGATCAGGCCCCAACTCTTTAACTGCTATATACACGTAGCCGCCAGATTTGAGTGACGCAGTGATATGCTTCAAAACATTCGCGATTTCCTTCTTTGGAAAATGCAGCAAGACTGCCTGAGCAAAAATGCCATCGAACACATTCTCTAATCCTAAGGGCTCTTTGATATCTTTCACGAAAAATGTACCGGTCGGCACCTGTTCTCTTGCCAATGCGATCATTGCCTCAGAGAAATCTATGCCTGTCACACGGAAACCTTTTTGCACCAAATATTTCGCTTTCTCACCAGAACCGCATCCAACGTCCAATATGGATGCCCCGGGTTCCAAAAACGATAGATATGCATCGGTTCCATCCATCCACCAGGTATCCCCGCGATGGTCCTCCATCCAGTCTCTCGCAATTTTGTTATAGGTCGATTTGAGGTCCATTTATGGAGGGGAAAGAGAGAACTAGAGGAATGTTGGTTCAAATATAAGGGGTATCTGCGTCACACACGGATGCGACAAGGCGAACAAGTCTCGTTGCGTATTCCCGTGCTTCATCTTCGGGTAAATCCTCCCCCATCTCTTTCTTCCAGAGTTTCTGGAATTCTTTGATAGGGTCGCCGCGTAATTGCATCCTTCCCCTTATACCTATGGCAACACAGAAAATGAAATGCTTTCCAATGAAGAAATTCACCCCAACTCAACTCGAAGATTATGTGCATTCTTCCGTATCCTTGGCAATATCAAGCGCCGAGAGCTTTTGAAGCATCGGCACGATAGGCACACCAATCGCAACCCTCAGAGGACTTCGGAGCTTTCTTCTTACAGAGGCATGTATGAGCATCGATGACTGCCTGCTCTACCCAACTATCATCGCCTCTGTACGCAATGAGCTGCTCATCGAAGACGAGCTTGCCATCGAAGACATCTTTGCCGGTATCTGCATTCACGTACACGAAGTATCCCGTGTTATTCACCTTGAACCCATTCTGTCGTAGGAGCCACTGGTAAATCTCCATCTGCCGCTTGTACCCCTCTTTCCACGGTGTCCCGTCATTGAGGTCTATTTCCTTGGTGGTGCTGGTGGATTTGTAGTCTACAACGATCAATTCTTTCTTGGGATTCATCCAGATGTCATCCACCGCTCCCGTAACAAGAAGATTGGTAGGTTTGTGCAAATACTGCACGCCTTTGAAGTTCTCCCGCCATATGTCGATATTAGGATGCCGGAAGGGGACAGCGTTCACTTTGTACCTCTTCATGAGTGGATGCGGCTTGCCTGCGGCCCTACACACATCAAACTCCTTCTTGAGAAGCGTGTCCGTTGCAGTATTGAGGGTGAAAGCAGGACCCGAGACACGATCGACGCCCAGACGACGATCGAGGTAGAAACACCGTGGGCACTCCAGCAAACGCTCCAGACGTGTTCTACTGAGCTTGTAGGGCTCTTTGGAATGGGGGTCGAAGAGGTTACGAGTACGAGAAGACATTGGCAGCAGAATAGTGCTAAATCTCCGCGAGATGTAATAAAGGACCGTGTCTAACAATTAAGCCAGATGCAATCATTTCATCCATCAAATCTTTTACGCGGTCGCCTTCTTCGGGATCTACTCGGCTAATTCCAAATAAATGCTTAATACTTTGAACTGCATTGTCATAAGCCAGACCAAATTGATCTTTAATCAAAAAAATAACAGCGTTACTAATCTCAATTTTGCTGATTTGATCAAGGCGTCGCTCTACCCCATCTGCAGGAGTTCTGAAGGTCGAAAACTTTCTTCCCACATTATGAAGAAAACCTTTATCTTCTTTAATCTTTTCAATCTCCCCATCTTTTATGGCCAACCTAATGGCCAATTCGAAGTTAGTCTGAATATTTGATCCAGCACGCGCTACTCCAGCCAACTCCTTTACTCTTTCCAAAGCCAAATCGATATGAATAGGCCCTTCATCTTTAACGATACTTACAACAATATCTGAAAATTGATGCACTCTTTTGGAATCCATTACCACCTCTCTCTTGCATCTGGTTTTTGACTTTATATATTCGATTCCACAATGAGACTTTTTTGGAGGGACAGTCTTCAAAAGAGTCTCTTCCCCCAAATCTATTGCTGCACTCTCTGTTGTTTTTTTGGCTATTGTTTGGCCATTTATTGCGCGGCTCACATTTTCAACAAGAATACTGACAGCCATTTCTCGGTTTTTAAACCATTCTGTCGACCAAATCCGATGTAATTTCCATCCCATGCCCTGCAGAATTTCTTGCCTCAAAATATCTCTATCTCTTGCATACCGAGAGCTGTGATACGAAGCTCCGTCACATTCTATTCCAATAGCATAACCCGTAGAATTGTTCGGATCTCTTACAGCAAGATCGATTCTGAATGAACCCACTCCCACCTGAGGATCTACTTTAAACCCTCTCAGTTCCAATTCTCGACGAACAGAATCCTCAAAATCATTTGTCTCTTCTGCTAGTAGCTTTATGGGCTCTTTTCTTTCATTCAAGAAGCCGGTCTCGGCGTATTGTATGTAATTCTTAAGTCCAACGGGTCCCTTGCTCTCCGGATTAATGCCTACCAACTCGGATGATCTTACTGACGTGACCAAAATCGTTTTCCATTTAGCTCTTGTTACAAGCACGTTTAATCTTCGCCAACCTCCTGTTGTATTTAATGGACCAAAATTCAGTGACATCTTTCCATCTTGTGCCTTTCCATAACCTACGCTGATGATGATTACATCACGTTCATCTCCTTGTACGTTCTCCAGGGATTTAACAAAAAATGCTTCTGCCCTTTCAGGGTCCATTAGTGCTGTGAGATCTTTATGTGTTTGTAATTCTTCCTCAAGGGCATCTTCAATCGCTTCCTTCTGTGATGCATTGAAAGACACAACCCCAAGTGTCTTTTCTGGTTCAGATTTTAGTTGTTCTATGATCAGTTTAGCCACGTGTCGGGCCTCTTTTCTATTTATTCTGCTGCCCCCTCTGTCCCATACTCCATCCGGAACATATTCCAAAACTACCCCACTTTTTTTGAGATCAATGCTCGGCGATGGAAATGTGATCAAATGATTCTCGTAGTAGTAATGATTGGAGAAATTGATCAATCTTTCGTCCCGACTTCGATAGTGCCATTTTAAATCAGTCTCTTGGAAGAAGGGAACTGACGCCTTGCAATCATCAAGTAACGACTCAAGTTCTTCTATCTGTCCTTCCTCCCATTCATTCGAGTCGTCTTCGAGATTGGTTCTAAAGAACGAACTTGGAGGCAACTGATTAGAATCGCCAGCCACTACTACTTGTTTCGCTCTTAAAATGGAAGGTATTGTTTCAGGTGTTGGCAACTGAGAGGCTTCGTCGAAAATTACGAGATCAAAATGAAATGAGCCAGGCTTTAAAAAGGTGGATACCGAGAGAGGACTCATTAGAAAACATGGCTTAAGAGCTTGCAAAACCTGTGGGATTTCATTGAAAAGCACTCGTAGTGGCTTGAGTCGTTTCTTCTTTTCCATCTCTTTTCTCAAGATTCCAACACCACTAGAATTACCCACTCCAGTGTGAGCCCCTTTCACCTCTCTGGCATTTTGAGCCGGTACTGCGATGGTATTCAATAGATTGAGCCGCATGACTCTTTCATCCAGCAATTTGTATTTATGAATCAAATCAATTTGAGAACTTCCTGAAAATTCATTCAGAATTGGATTCGAATGGAGCATTGCACCTATCCAAAGAGAATAGAATCTTTTTCTGAATATTTCAGGGGCATTCAGAAGCTGTTCCTTATCTAATTTTTCCACGAAAGAGAGAATGGCACCATTTTTACAACGATCGATAATTCGAGAGATTGTCTGCCAATTACGAGCCTCAGACTGGCTAAAACCGGCAAGGACCTGTTTGGCCGAATGCTCTACATTAGTAAGCTGATCAGTATCTACCCTCGTCTTTGCGAGAAGACCATTGGGCCAATAAACCATCAACTGCTGCTGAACATCAATAATGTCCTGCTTTGAAGCTTTCAAAATATCTACTAGAGCTGAAAAGTTATTTGACGTCTCTGCGATGAATATAGGGCGTTCGACTAAAGACACTTTTGCTAAATCCAGCCATTTTTTGAAGGAAATGGCAGTTTCATATTTTCGTTGGATGTACACGAGCTTCTCAAAAATGTTTTCACTTACATCCAATTCATCCAAAGACAATTCCCCAACCTTCTTAGTAAATTCATCCTCAGAAGACAAGAATTCTTGGGAACAATCTTTTGCCTCATTTAGTAAAGAGGAATTGAGTTTGCCAATTTTGTCCAAGACAGTTTTACATCCCCTTTTGTCCTCTAGATAACGCAGGTTGATGCGCGAATACCAACTTGGATATTTCTGAAAGTGCTTTTTAAGAACTCCTAATACTTCCTGTGGAGTTCCAGAAGAAAAGGATTGAAATTTTCTAAGACACAATTCTTTCTTCTGAAAGATATTCTCACATTCAATGATTTCCTTAAGCTTATCATCAAGTTCTTTGAGGCTCTTTTTGTCCCAATTAGGTGGCAATTGATCGATTTTGGAAAGCGCTTCAAAAACCTCTATTGAAGCAAAGAGATCGAAAATTGATAAATCGATTACTTTGAACAAATTGGAGAATTTCCGTGTCTCGCTCATTGTAGCTTCACAAAAAGAGACCAATCTCTGTAAATGCTGCTCAAGGAGTTCCTGTGTTGACACATCAATGCCACCTGATTTCATCCCTCTAAGTGGATGGGAATCTCTTTTGCTAAAAAGAGCTGCATTATCACGAACTTCTCGAAGAAGATCTTCCGCATGATCTAAATCCTTTAATGATACTTGTAGGACATTAGTCCAGGGCAGGGGCGCCTTGGTCAGAGAAATACTATTGAGAGTTTCAAATCTGCCATAGGCATTAAATACACTTATCGATAGTTCG contains the following coding sequences:
- a CDS encoding class I SAM-dependent methyltransferase, with protein sequence MDLKSTYNKIARDWMEDHRGDTWWMDGTDAYLSFLEPGASILDVGCGSGEKAKYLVQKGFRVTGIDFSEAMIALAREQVPTGTFFVKDIKEPLGLENVFDGIFAQAVLLHFPKKEIANVLKHITASLKSGGYVYIAVKELGPDHQEEKIVKEDDYGYAYERFFSYFTFDELKKYMTDMGMKLVYEKRASSGETHWIQVVANKPWNA
- a CDS encoding PD-(D/E)XK nuclease family protein, whose protein sequence is MSSRTRNLFDPHSKEPYKLSRTRLERLLECPRCFYLDRRLGVDRVSGPAFTLNTATDTLLKKEFDVCRAAGKPHPLMKRYKVNAVPFRHPNIDIWRENFKGVQYLHKPTNLLVTGAVDDIWMNPKKELIVVDYKSTSTTKEIDLNDGTPWKEGYKRQMEIYQWLLRQNGFKVNNTGYFVYVNADTGKDVFDGKLVFDEQLIAYRGDDSWVEQAVIDAHTCLCKKKAPKSSEGCDWCAYRADASKALGA
- a CDS encoding DUF3320 domain-containing protein is translated as MPQVKISIPEQLGAILKRWQERLIDVSKSNPLLGLNRSRAAKLEVESADLNQIANVLLSDNGSIKLPFVQKKSKKSLQLQLDEDPRVDNEEYVFHEGDINFICQNLGDLRRKTRKIFDNSRLTLTERGVNTLYLAMGCLEWSDAMMGKSESPLIMIPCEFEYNGASKALDLIMADEDVILNPAIRYYLKEREEIDLPGIPEEFDFDEIDSFLQSIEKQVKANGWKVTKRAWLGIFSFESLAIYQDLKILDAQARNSTLVQAIAHLGGEVVESVNLDDELDDMQTPDQIPIPVVQADSSQLRAITLAAKGVNVVIHGPPGTGKSQTITGIIANALAQKKKVLFVSSKMAALNVVHSRLQSIGLGQYCLEAHGVKSGKKKVIDELKRSLESNDDIKIAKNFNEDLTKMVESRRSLNDYVRALHDTKNELSISVFNAYGRFETLNSISLTKAPLPWTNVLQVSLKDLDHAEDLLREVRDNAALFSKRDSHPLRGMKSGGIDVSTQELLEQHLQRLVSFCEATMSETRKFSNLFKVIDLSIFDLFASIEVFEALSKIDQLPPNWDKKSLKELDDKLKEIIECENIFQKKELCLRKFQSFSSGTPQEVLGVLKKHFQKYPSWYSRINLRYLEDKRGCKTVLDKIGKLNSSLLNEAKDCSQEFLSSEDEFTKKVGELSLDELDVSENIFEKLVYIQRKYETAISFKKWLDLAKVSLVERPIFIAETSNNFSALVDILKASKQDIIDVQQQLMVYWPNGLLAKTRVDTDQLTNVEHSAKQVLAGFSQSEARNWQTISRIIDRCKNGAILSFVEKLDKEQLLNAPEIFRKRFYSLWIGAMLHSNPILNEFSGSSQIDLIHKYKLLDERVMRLNLLNTIAVPAQNAREVKGAHTGVGNSSGVGILRKEMEKKKRLKPLRVLFNEIPQVLQALKPCFLMSPLSVSTFLKPGSFHFDLVIFDEASQLPTPETIPSILRAKQVVVAGDSNQLPPSSFFRTNLEDDSNEWEEGQIEELESLLDDCKASVPFFQETDLKWHYRSRDERLINFSNHYYYENHLITFPSPSIDLKKSGVVLEYVPDGVWDRGGSRINRKEARHVAKLIIEQLKSEPEKTLGVVSFNASQKEAIEDALEEELQTHKDLTALMDPERAEAFFVKSLENVQGDERDVIIISVGYGKAQDGKMSLNFGPLNTTGGWRRLNVLVTRAKWKTILVTSVRSSELVGINPESKGPVGLKNYIQYAETGFLNERKEPIKLLAEETNDFEDSVRRELELRGFKVDPQVGVGSFRIDLAVRDPNNSTGYAIGIECDGASYHSSRYARDRDILRQEILQGMGWKLHRIWSTEWFKNREMAVSILVENVSRAINGQTIAKKTTESAAIDLGEETLLKTVPPKKSHCGIEYIKSKTRCKREVVMDSKRVHQFSDIVVSIVKDEGPIHIDLALERVKELAGVARAGSNIQTNFELAIRLAIKDGEIEKIKEDKGFLHNVGRKFSTFRTPADGVERRLDQISKIEISNAVIFLIKDQFGLAYDNAVQSIKHLFGISRVDPEEGDRVKDLMDEMIASGLIVRHGPLLHLAEI